The Streptomyces sp. NBC_00691 genome has a segment encoding these proteins:
- a CDS encoding helix-turn-helix domain-containing protein: protein MCDSLLSVPRVAAMLDISRRSVYRYIELGELSVVDLRTGNGRSRVRIPSRDVREFVGRRTSTTSCRRPS from the coding sequence GTGTGCGATTCCCTGCTCTCGGTTCCGCGAGTCGCAGCGATGCTCGACATCAGTCGCAGGTCTGTATATCGCTACATCGAGCTGGGAGAACTGTCGGTCGTCGACCTCCGTACCGGAAATGGACGCTCGCGGGTTCGGATACCTAGCCGCGATGTGCGTGAATTCGTGGGGCGACGTACATCAACAACTTCGTGCAGGCGTCCATCCTAG
- a CDS encoding tyrosine-type recombinase/integrase, giving the protein MTPHWVDWELRDIARLDVQSWVRKMTVAGTGASAIRRAYNLTSSIMKAAVEEDLISVTPCRGIDLPKEAVKPPQWFTVPQAQAIIAKLDQPWQTMALLAFYTGLRWGELAGLHGHRIDWRRSRLFVVEVNTKSGIKEYPKSSRSRREVPIPDHVLEALARHMHGREKDGVVFTTVTKGRAGRLLDDGNWRTYVWWPAVKEATSPDFAGDLRPVPHYPPHSMRHTCASWLVQNGVSLYEVQHLLGHESYQTTQRYAHLAPDAHQAVLGGWTRLESQLIIPAAAA; this is encoded by the coding sequence GTGACTCCCCACTGGGTCGACTGGGAGCTGCGTGACATCGCGCGACTCGACGTGCAATCTTGGGTCCGCAAGATGACGGTGGCAGGTACTGGTGCCTCGGCGATCCGCAGGGCCTACAACCTGACATCGTCCATCATGAAGGCAGCGGTCGAGGAAGACCTCATATCGGTCACTCCCTGCCGCGGTATCGATCTTCCCAAGGAAGCGGTCAAGCCACCTCAGTGGTTCACGGTGCCGCAGGCACAGGCGATCATCGCGAAGCTGGACCAGCCCTGGCAAACCATGGCCTTGCTGGCCTTCTACACCGGACTGCGGTGGGGGGAGCTCGCGGGGCTGCATGGCCATCGCATCGACTGGCGCCGCAGTCGCCTGTTCGTTGTGGAGGTCAACACCAAGTCCGGGATCAAGGAATACCCGAAGAGTTCCAGGAGCCGCCGGGAGGTCCCCATCCCTGATCACGTGCTTGAGGCACTGGCGCGCCACATGCACGGACGTGAGAAGGACGGTGTCGTCTTCACGACCGTCACGAAGGGGCGGGCAGGTCGGCTGCTCGACGATGGCAACTGGAGGACGTACGTCTGGTGGCCGGCGGTGAAGGAAGCAACGTCCCCCGATTTCGCCGGGGACCTGCGCCCGGTGCCGCACTACCCCCCGCACTCCATGCGCCACACGTGCGCTTCGTGGCTGGTCCAGAATGGGGTCTCGCTGTACGAGGTGCAGCACCTGCTCGGCCATGAGAGCTACCAGACGACGCAGCGATATGCCCACCTTGCCCCGGACGCCCATCAGGCAGTGCTGGGTGGCTGGACGCGTCTGGAGTCCCAGCTGATCATCCCCGCGGCAGCGGCTTGA
- a CDS encoding SWIM zinc finger family protein: MKSTLGFDEDELRRLAGPGSFERSRDYLSSVSALEISETTITATVDGTDVYEVELTGHERGLTGWCSCPYGQEGNFCKHCVAVGLTVLSRADSVPARRATAASRGRRLDAWLEARSRDELLSLVREQLADDRALRRRLELRAAVAGDDLDAVREHVLGQLDTRPFARYGSIEYADARAYGLQAAEAVSALRALVRSGRAAEAMEAAREAVTVLGRNYGEIDDSDGAVGDVAEALAEVHLDACRAARPDPAQTADWLVDHLLSDLNDVTDVTLSDYEDVLGAVGLARAYERVVPAWRAHPKGRAEKHLMEQLAKLDGGVDALIAVHAADLARSGATHLVIARELERAGRPADALEWAERGLREADPDRGPDARLVDFTCERYALADRRADVITVRRDVLRRRPSLAAYQDLRTAARAAGCWDAPQRSAALDVLRAAARPHQGLGHSGSALVDALLDDGDLDAAWEAAVDGHADSRQWLTLADRVRDRRPAEALTVYLRLITPLLALTGDATYEKLTALLLSARACHIALGTRDTFTAYTTTLRAVQRRKRKLMTLLDQHGL, from the coding sequence ATGAAGAGCACACTGGGCTTCGACGAGGACGAGCTGCGCCGGTTGGCGGGACCGGGCTCGTTCGAGCGGAGTCGGGACTACCTGTCCTCCGTGTCCGCGCTGGAGATCTCGGAGACGACGATCACCGCGACCGTCGACGGCACCGACGTCTACGAAGTGGAACTGACGGGGCACGAGAGAGGTCTCACCGGATGGTGCTCCTGCCCGTACGGGCAGGAGGGCAACTTCTGCAAGCACTGCGTGGCCGTGGGCCTGACCGTACTGTCTCGGGCGGATTCGGTCCCCGCTCGACGGGCCACCGCCGCGTCCCGCGGCCGCCGGCTCGATGCCTGGCTCGAGGCCCGCAGCCGGGACGAACTCCTGTCCCTGGTAAGGGAACAGCTCGCGGACGACCGCGCCCTGCGCCGTCGGCTCGAACTGCGCGCGGCGGTCGCGGGGGACGATCTCGATGCCGTCCGCGAGCACGTCCTGGGGCAGCTCGACACCCGGCCCTTCGCCCGGTACGGCTCCATCGAGTACGCGGACGCCCGCGCCTACGGCCTCCAGGCCGCCGAAGCCGTTTCCGCTCTGCGCGCCCTGGTGCGGTCCGGCCGGGCGGCGGAGGCGATGGAGGCGGCCCGGGAGGCCGTGACGGTCCTGGGCAGGAACTACGGCGAGATCGACGACTCGGACGGAGCCGTCGGCGACGTGGCGGAGGCGCTCGCCGAGGTGCATCTGGACGCCTGCCGGGCGGCCCGCCCCGACCCGGCGCAGACCGCCGACTGGCTGGTGGACCATCTCCTGAGCGACCTGAACGACGTCACCGACGTCACGCTGTCCGACTACGAGGACGTGCTGGGCGCCGTGGGCCTGGCGCGGGCGTACGAACGGGTGGTGCCCGCCTGGCGTGCCCACCCGAAGGGCCGGGCGGAGAAGCACCTCATGGAACAGCTGGCGAAGCTGGACGGCGGTGTGGACGCGCTGATCGCCGTCCACGCGGCGGACCTCGCCCGGTCAGGCGCCACACACCTGGTGATCGCCCGTGAACTGGAGCGGGCGGGACGCCCCGCCGATGCCCTGGAGTGGGCCGAGCGCGGGCTGCGTGAGGCCGATCCGGACCGCGGCCCGGACGCCCGCCTCGTGGACTTCACCTGTGAGCGCTATGCCCTGGCCGACCGCCGTGCAGACGTGATCACGGTCCGCCGGGACGTCCTACGGCGACGCCCCTCCCTGGCCGCGTACCAGGATCTGCGGACGGCGGCCCGCGCGGCCGGCTGCTGGGACGCGCCGCAACGCTCGGCAGCGCTCGACGTCCTGCGTGCCGCCGCCCGGCCTCACCAAGGCCTCGGCCACTCGGGCTCGGCCCTGGTCGACGCCCTGCTGGACGACGGGGACCTCGACGCCGCCTGGGAGGCGGCCGTCGACGGCCACGCCGACAGCCGCCAGTGGCTCACCCTCGCCGACCGTGTCCGGGACCGCCGCCCCGCCGAAGCGCTGACCGTGTACCTGCGCCTGATCACCCCGCTCCTCGCCCTGACGGGCGACGCCACCTACGAGAAGCTGACCGCGCTGCTGCTCAGCGCCCGCGCCTGCCACATCGCCCTGGGCACACGGGACACGTTCACCGCTTACACGACCACCCTGCGCGCCGTCCAGAGACGCAAGCGCAAGCTGATGACTCTGCTCGACCAGCACGGGCTGTGA